The sequence CCACGCGCTTACCCTGCGCAGCGACGCCGGGCTGGAGGCCGAGGTGCTGACCTATGGCGGCATCCTGCATGCGCTGCGGCTGACCACCGCACAGGGCGTGGTGCCGCTGCTGTTGGCCTTGCCGGACCTGTCTGCCTATGCGGCCGATGGCGACAGCCTCAATATCCTGGTGGGCCGCTTCGGCAATCGCATTGCCGGTGCGCGCTACACCCTGGATGGGGTGACGCATCTGCTCGCCGCCAACGAAGGGCGCAACCAGCTGCATGGCGGCCTGCGTGGCTTTGGCCGACGCGTGTGGAGCGTGCTGGAGCAGGCCCCGGATCACGTGCTGCTGGGTTACGACTCGCCCGATGGCGAAGAAGGCTACCCCGGCAATCTGCAAGTGCGTGCGCGTCTGGCGCTGCACGAGCGCCGCCTGCAGCTGGACTTCGAAGCACAGTGCGATGCCGCGACGCCGTTGAACCTGACCCATCACCCGTACTTCAACCTGTCGGGCGACCCGCACACGCGGGCAGCGTCACAGGTGTTGCGCGTGCCTGCCGACCGCTATCTGCCGGTGGATGCCGAATCGATTCCGACCGGCGAGATCGCCTCGGTAGCGGATACGCCTTTCGATTTCCGCACGCCTGCTGCGCTGGCCGACCGCATCGACCCCGCGCATCCGCAGGTGGTGCTCGGCAAGGGCTATGACCAGTGCCTGGTCCTGGCACACGGCGCGGACCGCGTGGCCGAGTTGTACTCGCCGCACAGTGGCGTGGCGCTACGCATCCACAGCGATGCACCGGCAGTGCAGCTTTACGAGGGGCAGCATCTGGACGCCCATCACCCGGGCCTGGGCCGCGGGGTCTGCCTGGAGCCACAGGACTATCCGAACGCGCCCAATCACGCCAACTTCCCGTCCACGATCCTGCGCCCGGGCGAGACCTACCGCCGCCGCATCGTCTATCGCTTCGCCAGCCCTGGCCCGGACCAGCCTTGGGATGTGGTCAGTGCTGCGCTGGATGCTTGAAGGTCACCTCAGCGAACGGAACGGGGTCGGGCGGCGCGGCGGCTGCTTGCAGCACAGGGGGCCGGGTCTCCTAACCGTTTGGGCATAGTGCGCGCTCGCTGGTTGGGCGCCAGCGATGCAGTGGAATTGCACGCGCACGCCATCGCACGCCGATCCATACAGCAGTCAGGTCACCCTGATTGTCGATAGACGCCGCAGCGGCAAGCCGTTCCGCCTGCACTCGATGGCGTATGGTCCGCGCATTGGCCGAAACGCCCGATGCGTGGGTCATGGGGCGGTGGCATCAACGTGCAGTGACCCAAAGTTGTCCACATCCGGCGTGCCGTCCCGCCCCAGGTTAGGTGCGGAGCAGTTGCACGCCCACCGCCATCAACGCGGCCCCAGCACCAGTTCGATTACGAACTTGCTGCCGAAGAACGACAGCACCAACAATGCCATCGCAGTCAGCGTCCAGTGCACTGCCTTGGTGCCGCGCCAGCCATTGCGCCAGCGGCCGACCAGCAGTGCGCCGAACACGATCCACGACAGGATGCTGAGCACGGTCTTGTGCAGCAGCCGCTGCGCCAGGAAATCCTGCACAAACAGCAGCCCGGTCAACAGGGTCAGGCTCAGCAACACGAAGCCGACCGCGATCGTGCGGAACAACAAGGTTTCTAGTTCGGTCAACGGCGGCAACGCCCGCAGCCAGGTATGGAAGTCGCGGCGTCGCAGCGCACGCTCCTGCAGCCACAGCATGATCGCCAGCAACGCGGCGATGCCCAGCGTGGCGTAGGCCAGCAGCGCCATCCAGGCGTGCAACTCCAGCCGCCAGCCCAGGTCCGCGCTCGGCTCGTGGCCGTAGGAGTGATAACAGGCCAGAAGGATCGCCGAAAGCGGAAACACCACCACGCCCACCGCTGCCATCCGCCCGCGGCCGCCAAACACTGCCGTCAACGCGGCCATGCCCAGGCCGCACAGCGACAGCGCTGCAAAAAAATGCATGTCCGGCCCGCCGGCGGTGCGGAACGCTACCAGCACGTGGTACCCGGCATGCAGTGCCACCGCCGCCAGTGCAGGCGCCAGCCAGTGTGCAGGTGCCTGGTTGCCGTCGCGTAGCACCGCCCGGGTGAGCAGCGCCGCGGCCAGCAGATACAACGCGAACGCGATGAGAACGATTGTCATCGTGGAAGTTTCGCATATTGGTGGGCGGGGATTCGGGATTCGGCAATCGGGATTCGGTAAGCAGTAGCCGGGGCGCGCAAGATTTGAGGGGCTGGCAGCGAAGCAGCTGGGGTCCGGGCATTGACCTGAAGCGTCGTTGGGCTGGCGGTGGCGCGGCCGGCTTGAGCGAGCTGATCATGTCGGGACACGCCGGGGCCCTGGTACCTGGCGGGGCGCTGACCGGGGCAGGCCGTCAGCCGGTGCCGCTATAATCGGTGCCCGTTTCCCCTTACGCGGTCCTTTGCGCATGTTCGAGTCCCTTACCCAACGTCTCTCCGGTACCATGGAGCGCCTGCGCGGCCGCGGCCGCCTGACCGAGGAGAACATCCGCGAAGCCACCCGTGAAGTGCGCATCGCGCTGCTCGAAGCCGACGTCGCATTGCCGGTGGTGCAGGCGCTGATCGAGCGCATCAAGGTACGCGCGGTCGGCCAGGAAGTGCTCAAGTCGCTGACCCCGGGCCAGGCGCTGATCAAGATCGTGCGCGACGAGCTCACCGCCGTCATGGGCGCCGCCGCGGCCGACCTCAACCTCAATGTGCCGGCGCCAGCCATCATCCTGATGGCCGGCCTGCAGGGTGCGGGCAAGACCACGACGGTCGGCAAGCTCGCCAAGCACCTGAAGGAAAAGCGCAAGAAGAAGGTCATGGTGGTCTCGGCCGACGTCTATCGCCCGGCCGCGATCGAGCAGCTCAAGACCCTGGCCGAGCAGGTCGGCGTGCTGTTCTTCCCCTCCGATGCCTCGCAAAAGCCGGTCGACATCGTGCGTGCGGCCATCAGCGATGCGCGTAAGTCCTTTGCCGACGTGCTGCTGGTCGATACCGCCGGCCGCCTGGCGATCGATCAGGCAATGATGGACGAGATCAAGGCGCTGCACGCCGCGGTCAACCCTACCGAGACCCTGTTCGTGGTCGATGCGATGACCGGCCAGGACGCCGCCAACACCGCCAAGGCCTTCGGCGAGGCACTGCCGCTCACCGGTGTGGTGCTGACCAAGACCGACGGCGACGCCCGCGGCGGTGCCGCGCTGAGCGTGCGCTACATCACCGGCAAGCCGATCAAGTTCGTCGGTACCGGCGAAAAGACAGACGGCCTGGATGTGTTCCATCCGGATCGCGTCGCCAGCCGCATCCTGGACATGGGCGACGTGCTGTCGCTGGTGGAGCAGGTCGAGCACAGCGTCGACCAGGAAAAGGCCGCCAAGCTCGCCGCCAAGGTTGCCAAGGGCAAGAAGTTCGACCTCAACGACATGAAGGAACAGCTCGAGCAGATGCAGAACATGGGCGGCATCCATGGGCTGATGGACAAGCTGCCGGGCATGGGCCAGATCCCGGATAACGTCAAGCAGCAGGTCACCGGCAAGGAAGTGCCGCGCATGATCGCCATCATCAATTCGATGACCAAGAAGGAACGCCGCAACCCGGCCCTGCTCAACGGCTCGCGCCGCGCCCGTATTGCACGTGGCTCGGGCATGTTGCCGGCCGACGTCAACAAGCTGATGAAGCAGTACCAGCAGATGGAAAAGATGATGGGCAAGCTGGCCGGCGGCGGCATGAAGGGCCTGATGCGCAACATGAAGGGCATGATGGGCGCCATGGGCGGCCGCGGCGGTATGCCGTTCCGTTGAGTCTGCCCAATTGCTTGCGAGTGCGCCGCGCATCGCGTTGATGCTCGGTAGATTGACGTGATAGGTCTGGCCCTTTGCGTCGTTGCGACGAAGCTGCGACGCGCCAATGGCGTGCGCGCTGGCTGATTGTAGGTCCGGCATGCAAGCCGTTGAGGCGAAGACTTTCTGAGATGATGCCAGGCTGTGCGCCGCTGGCGTGATCTCGCCGCAGCCTGACTGCGCCTTCCACGCGTGGCGCCCAGTTCGCCTTCGAGATGGATAGATGACCGAAAGCCTTGTTTACCCCGCCCAGGACGACGCTGCGATGTTGGCGGCGTATGCCGATGCACGCGCGACATTCAAATTTTTCTGGCGGGAACTGTCCTGGGAATATCGTCGGATCGTGCCGGCGCTGTCGCTGGCGGCGATCAAATTGCCGTTTGCCACGGACGCTTCTGCAATTGGTGCGCCTTCGCACGAACACATGTGGGTATCGGACGTGCAGTTCGACGGCGACCAGCTGTCCGGCAACCTGCTCAACGACCCTGCATGGATCTCGGGGCTGACCGCAGGCGACGCTGTCTCTGCGCCCATTGGCGAACTGGAAGACTGGATGTACGTCAGCGACGGGCTGGCGTACGGCGGCCACACCATCGATGCGATGCGTCGCACGATGTCGCAGGACGAACGCGCTGAACACGATGCCGCCTGGGGCCTGGATTTCGGCGGCCCGGGCGCAGTGCGCCTGGTGCCTGCGCGCGTGCAGGAGCGCAAAGGCGGTTTGTTCGGCAAGATGTTTGGCAGCAGGCCGGCTCAGCCCATCGCAGCGGAGCAGGATCCGTCCGAGTGCGAGCATCCGATGAGCGAGAACATGACCGCCCAGTTCGACCAGGGCCTGCGCGACCAGCCTGAGATGGCACATTTCCGCGACGACGCTGGCTGGACGCTCTTGCAACGCGATGCCTTGGCTGGCAATTATCAGCCGGTCTCGTTGCTGCTCAAGTACGGCGCGGATGCGTCGCTACGCACGCCCTCGGGAAAAACCGCGCTGGACCTGGCGCGGCAGATGCAGTGGCCCAGAATCGTGCAACTGCTCGAAGAGCATCCCTGAGGTCGCCATGACACAGTCGCTCGCGTTGAAAGGCCCGTACTCAAACGTCGCCACCTTCTGCGAGCGCTTTGGCTTGCGCGTTCCGATCCTGCTCAGTCCCATGGCCGGCGCCTGCCCGGTGCCGCTGTCGGCCGCTGTCGCCAACGCGGGTGGCATGGGCGCGATGGGGGCGGTGTTGTCGCAGCCGCAGGACATCGTGGCGTGGATGCACGCCTTCCGGCAGGCTGGTGACGGGCCTGCGCAGGTCAATCTGTGGATTCCCGATCCGGCCCCTGTCCGCAATGCAGATGCGGAGTCGCGCCTGCGCGGTTTTCTTGCGCAGTGGGGCCCGCCGGTGGCCGAGGCCGCAGGCGATGCCACCCCAGCCGACTTCGATGCGCAGTTCGACGCCTTGCTCGCTGTCCGCCCGGCAGTGGCCTCCTCGATCATGGGCCTGTTCCGGCCCGACCAGATTGCGCGGCTGAAGGCGACCGGCATCGCCTGGTTCGCCTGCGCCACCACGCTGGAGGAAGCGCGTGCGGCGCAGGCTGCAGGCGCGGATGCGGTGGTTGCGCAAGGGGCTGAAGCGGGCGGCCATCGCGGCGCGTTCGATGCCGGTCATGCGGAGCGGCAGATGACCGGGTTGTTCGCCTTGCTGCCGCGGCTTGTCGATCAGCTGGAGATTCCGGTCATCGCCGCCGGCGGCATTGCTGATGCGCGCGGCATCGCTGCCGCGC comes from Xanthomonas vesicatoria ATCC 35937 and encodes:
- a CDS encoding cytochrome C assembly family protein, whose translation is MTIVLIAFALYLLAAALLTRAVLRDGNQAPAHWLAPALAAVALHAGYHVLVAFRTAGGPDMHFFAALSLCGLGMAALTAVFGGRGRMAAVGVVVFPLSAILLACYHSYGHEPSADLGWRLELHAWMALLAYATLGIAALLAIMLWLQERALRRRDFHTWLRALPPLTELETLLFRTIAVGFVLLSLTLLTGLLFVQDFLAQRLLHKTVLSILSWIVFGALLVGRWRNGWRGTKAVHWTLTAMALLVLSFFGSKFVIELVLGPR
- a CDS encoding DUF2314 domain-containing protein, coding for MTESLVYPAQDDAAMLAAYADARATFKFFWRELSWEYRRIVPALSLAAIKLPFATDASAIGAPSHEHMWVSDVQFDGDQLSGNLLNDPAWISGLTAGDAVSAPIGELEDWMYVSDGLAYGGHTIDAMRRTMSQDERAEHDAAWGLDFGGPGAVRLVPARVQERKGGLFGKMFGSRPAQPIAAEQDPSECEHPMSENMTAQFDQGLRDQPEMAHFRDDAGWTLLQRDALAGNYQPVSLLLKYGADASLRTPSGKTALDLARQMQWPRIVQLLEEHP
- a CDS encoding NAD(P)H-dependent flavin oxidoreductase, translating into MTQSLALKGPYSNVATFCERFGLRVPILLSPMAGACPVPLSAAVANAGGMGAMGAVLSQPQDIVAWMHAFRQAGDGPAQVNLWIPDPAPVRNADAESRLRGFLAQWGPPVAEAAGDATPADFDAQFDALLAVRPAVASSIMGLFRPDQIARLKATGIAWFACATTLEEARAAQAAGADAVVAQGAEAGGHRGAFDAGHAERQMTGLFALLPRLVDQLEIPVIAAGGIADARGIAAALTLGASAVQIGTGLLRTPEAALPDAWADALADAEPEDTQPTRAFSGRLGRALLTSYVRAATAADAPPPAPYPVQRGLTAAMRQAAARDNRLASMQAWAGQSAWMAPAQPAGELVTQWWTQAQALLCR
- a CDS encoding aldose epimerase family protein, translated to MQRVFGQLPDGVEVHALTLRSDAGLEAEVLTYGGILHALRLTTAQGVVPLLLALPDLSAYAADGDSLNILVGRFGNRIAGARYTLDGVTHLLAANEGRNQLHGGLRGFGRRVWSVLEQAPDHVLLGYDSPDGEEGYPGNLQVRARLALHERRLQLDFEAQCDAATPLNLTHHPYFNLSGDPHTRAASQVLRVPADRYLPVDAESIPTGEIASVADTPFDFRTPAALADRIDPAHPQVVLGKGYDQCLVLAHGADRVAELYSPHSGVALRIHSDAPAVQLYEGQHLDAHHPGLGRGVCLEPQDYPNAPNHANFPSTILRPGETYRRRIVYRFASPGPDQPWDVVSAALDA
- the ffh gene encoding signal recognition particle protein; protein product: MFESLTQRLSGTMERLRGRGRLTEENIREATREVRIALLEADVALPVVQALIERIKVRAVGQEVLKSLTPGQALIKIVRDELTAVMGAAAADLNLNVPAPAIILMAGLQGAGKTTTVGKLAKHLKEKRKKKVMVVSADVYRPAAIEQLKTLAEQVGVLFFPSDASQKPVDIVRAAISDARKSFADVLLVDTAGRLAIDQAMMDEIKALHAAVNPTETLFVVDAMTGQDAANTAKAFGEALPLTGVVLTKTDGDARGGAALSVRYITGKPIKFVGTGEKTDGLDVFHPDRVASRILDMGDVLSLVEQVEHSVDQEKAAKLAAKVAKGKKFDLNDMKEQLEQMQNMGGIHGLMDKLPGMGQIPDNVKQQVTGKEVPRMIAIINSMTKKERRNPALLNGSRRARIARGSGMLPADVNKLMKQYQQMEKMMGKLAGGGMKGLMRNMKGMMGAMGGRGGMPFR